The following are encoded together in the Uloborus diversus isolate 005 unplaced genomic scaffold, Udiv.v.3.1 scaffold_15, whole genome shotgun sequence genome:
- the LOC129233012 gene encoding ankyrin-3-like, whose amino-acid sequence MMLAAWSSSHLGATHPLLELQDITGDTALHVAVKHGHLEVVEMLLAARTDVNPRDANGRKPLVDIQNKNGRTALHKAAFGYHAEHGYLTEMVAMLLAAGANTHLQDKWGYTALHIAIRSSKEEIAEVICDADDRNILRNNDGHTVLHFAAKFGMQTIARKLLSSGPLRKTHRSGKESTSNAAEGEGIALSASKKDLVDVRDRYGMTALHMAAQRGFTKIVELLLAAGTDPLLQTKEGKTALHVAFDLHWEDIAELLCGVENGNHLQDQNGRTALHYAASRKYKGTVRNLLFNGEHPHTTDTVGSSPLQLAFVDKGDNSVAEMIISFIALKDISVDWKGWKAPAVEICKKRMEECFSEIRRMKETKVLSRNITYYDVAARHVGKVADYLESREFRDALLGGGFARDFPNYADFIDFKVKKAERRRILRAPCLKCFVTLFGSLPPLPGTILYDILAYLSERDMQNVLAAFNCDVPDRRAFEASGAVLS is encoded by the coding sequence ATGATGCTGGCAGCTTGGTCCAGCAGCCACCTCGGAGCCACACACCCTCTTCTTGAGCTACAGGACATTACAGGGGACACCGCCTTACATGTGGCTGTGAAGCATGGGCACCTCGAAGTGGTCGAAATGTTGCTCGCAGCTCGCACTGACGTTAATCCAAGAGACGCCAATGGACGAAAGCCCCTCGTAGACATACAGAACAAAAACGGGAGAACGGCCTTGCACAAGGCGGCATTTGGGTATCATGCGGAACATGGGTATTTAACAGAGATGGTGGCAATGCTGCTGGCTGCAGGGGCTAATACGCATCTTCAGGACAAGTGGGGCTACACTGCGCTTCACATCGCCATCAGATCAAGCAAGGAGGAGATTGCAGAAGTCATCTGCGATGCCGACGATAGAAATATTCTTCGGAATAACGATGGGCACACCGTGTTGCATTTTGCTGCGAAATTTGGAATGCAAACTATTGCGAGAAAACTTCTGTCTTCGGGACCTCTTCGGAAAACTCATCGTTCGGGAAAGGAATCGACTTCGAATGCGGCGGAAGGGGAAGGAATTGCTCTCTCGGCGAGCAAGAAGGACCTGGTCGACGTACGGGACAGATACGGAATGACTGCGCTACACATGGCTGCACAACGTGGCTTCACAAAGATTGTTGAACTGCTGCTTGCAGCAGGGACAGATCCCCTTCTTCAGACTAAAGAAGGCAAAACGGCCCTCCACGTCGCTTTCGATTTGCACTGGGAGGACATTGCGGAACTCTTATGTGGTGTTGAAAATGGAAACCACCTGCAGGATCAAAACGGAAGGACCGCCTTGCATTACGCTGCAAGTAGAAAATACAAAGGTACTGTGAGAAACCTGCTGTTTAACGGCGAGCATCCTCACACGACGGATACCGTAGGAAGTTCTCCTCTGCAGTTGGCTTTCGTAGACAAAGGTGACAATAGCGTGGCTGAGATGATCATTTCTTTTATTGCCTTGAAGGACATTTCGGTGGATTGGAAGGGTTGGAAGGCCCCTGCAGTCGAGATCTGCAAGAAACGAATGGAAGAATGTTTTTCGGAGATCCGACGAATGAAAGAGACGAAAGTGCTCAGTCGCAATATCACCTATTACGATGTTGCGGCGAGGCATGTGGGGAAGGTGGCCGACTATCTGGAGAGCCGGGAGTTCCGGGATGCGTTGCTCGGGGGTGGTTTTGCCCGGGACTTCCCCAATTATGCAGACTTCATCGACTTCAAAGTGAAGAAGGCTGAAAGGAGGAGAATCTTGAGGGCTCCCTGCCTGAAATGCTTTGTAACGTTGTTCGGGAGTCTCCCTCCTTTGCCGGGAACGATCCTGTACGACATATTAGCCTATTTGAGTGAACGAGATATGCAGAACGTCCTCGCAGCTTTTAACTGTGATGTGCCTGATCGGAGGGCTTTTGAAGCTAGTGGAGCTGTCCTCTCATAG